In the Gemmatimonadota bacterium genome, one interval contains:
- a CDS encoding proline racemase family protein, which translates to MHLSNLIHAVDAHAAGEHGRVITGGVVNVPGATMFDKMSWLRTHGDALRLRMLREPRGYPAANCNLILPSNHPEADAGFVIMEQVEYPGMSGTNTMCVVTVLLETGMLPMIEPVTELTLESPAGLIRVRADCAGGKVTRVTFRNVAAFATHLDAPVEVPQLGTVKVDVAYGGMFYVIADATQFGLRLTPDEGGDIVRIGEMIKAATREQLPVVHPEQPGFEGVTIAQLSGPPLRGDADWQNAVVVSTGTLDWNRPSTWTGALDRSPCGTGTSAKMATLHARGRLGLHQDFRHAGVLGTVFTGRLLEEVQVGDYTAVVPSISGQAWITGMATYVLDPTDPFPEGYTVGDIW; encoded by the coding sequence ATGCACCTCTCCAACCTCATTCACGCGGTCGACGCCCACGCCGCCGGCGAGCATGGGCGTGTCATCACCGGCGGCGTCGTGAACGTCCCCGGCGCGACGATGTTCGACAAGATGTCGTGGCTCCGGACACATGGCGACGCGTTGCGCCTGCGCATGCTGCGCGAGCCGCGTGGCTACCCGGCCGCCAACTGCAACCTCATCCTCCCGTCCAATCATCCCGAGGCCGACGCCGGCTTCGTGATCATGGAGCAAGTGGAGTATCCGGGGATGTCGGGGACCAACACGATGTGCGTGGTCACCGTGCTGCTGGAGACCGGGATGCTCCCCATGATCGAGCCGGTCACCGAACTCACGCTCGAGTCGCCGGCCGGGCTCATTCGCGTGCGTGCCGATTGCGCGGGGGGGAAGGTGACGCGCGTGACGTTCCGCAACGTCGCGGCGTTCGCCACGCATCTCGACGCGCCGGTCGAAGTGCCGCAGCTGGGGACGGTGAAGGTCGACGTCGCGTATGGCGGGATGTTCTACGTGATCGCCGACGCCACACAGTTCGGGCTGCGCCTCACGCCGGACGAAGGGGGCGACATCGTGCGCATCGGCGAAATGATCAAGGCGGCGACGCGGGAGCAGCTCCCGGTGGTGCATCCGGAGCAGCCGGGCTTCGAGGGGGTGACGATCGCCCAGCTCTCGGGGCCCCCGTTGCGCGGTGACGCCGACTGGCAGAACGCGGTGGTCGTCTCGACGGGGACGCTCGACTGGAATCGCCCGTCGACGTGGACGGGGGCGCTCGATCGCTCGCCGTGCGGCACCGGGACCTCGGCCAAGATGGCGACGCTGCACGCGCGTGGTCGGTTGGGGCTCCACCAGGACTTCCGCCACGCCGGCGTGCTGGGAACGGTCTTCACCGGGCGTCTCCTGGAGGAGGTGCAAGTCGGCGACTACACCGCCGTGGTGCCGAGCATCTCGGGTCAGGCCTGGATTACGGGGATGGCGACCTACGTGCTCGACCCGACCGACCCGTTCCCCGAGGGATACACCGTGGGCGACATCTGGTAG
- a CDS encoding glycoside hydrolase family 3 protein codes for MKHRRIRTAHVHAAISLCALVSIASPGGAQAAQRNSARRPPAQPVLGARVAKLLEQDGLRFRDLNRNGRVDPYEDWRLTPDARARDLTGRMTLAEKAGAMMHGTIRSVGPMGRVGVGTEYDLAENTVVMRDLGISAGITRLGGPPSSLAEQHNKLQEVAEGTRLGIPFTVSTDPRHHFQFVLGASVQSGQFSQWPEPLGFAALRDPALMRRFADIARQEYRAVGIHMTLSPQADLATEPRWSRINATFGEDADLAGSLVTAYVEGFQHGRRGTDSSGVLAVVKHWVGYGASQDGYDGHNYYGRYAPVSGNALSYHVRPFLGAFAANVAGVMPTYAILPGATIDGRPLEQVGAGFNRQLITDLLRTRHRFGGIVLTDWAVTNDCSAKCRDGVAPGERPSFADVAMPWGVETLPRVERFAKAVHAGVDQFGGTEDAAAVAEAVTAGRLVEARLDSSVVRIMAQKFALGLFENPYVDPIAAQRLVGNEAFRAAALEAQRRALVLLENKGRTWPLGAAVKRVFLHRIDPLLAASYGWRVVTDPAQADVAIMRLDAPFETLHPGWVFGAMQHEGNLGFRDGDPDFERFKEVSAKVPTIVAVYLDRPAILTPLKERAKVLLANFGVSDAALLDVIAGRDTPRGVLPFALPASMESVAAQRGDRAHDLTRPLYRFGAGLRR; via the coding sequence ATGAAACACCGACGGATTCGTACCGCCCACGTGCACGCGGCCATCTCCCTCTGCGCACTCGTGTCAATCGCGTCGCCTGGCGGGGCGCAGGCCGCGCAGCGGAACAGCGCACGCCGCCCCCCCGCCCAGCCTGTGCTCGGCGCGCGCGTCGCCAAGCTCCTGGAGCAGGACGGCCTGAGGTTTCGCGACCTCAATCGCAACGGACGCGTCGATCCCTACGAAGACTGGCGGCTCACCCCCGACGCGCGGGCCCGGGACCTGACCGGGCGCATGACGCTCGCCGAAAAGGCCGGGGCGATGATGCACGGCACGATCCGCAGCGTGGGCCCGATGGGGCGTGTGGGGGTGGGGACCGAGTACGACCTGGCGGAAAACACCGTCGTGATGCGCGACCTGGGGATCAGTGCCGGCATCACTCGCCTGGGCGGCCCGCCGTCGTCGCTCGCCGAGCAGCACAACAAGCTGCAGGAAGTGGCCGAGGGGACCCGGCTGGGCATTCCGTTCACGGTGAGCACCGACCCGCGCCATCACTTCCAGTTCGTCCTGGGGGCGAGCGTCCAGAGCGGGCAGTTCTCGCAATGGCCTGAGCCGTTAGGCTTCGCCGCGCTCCGCGACCCGGCGCTCATGCGGCGCTTTGCCGACATCGCGCGGCAGGAGTACCGGGCGGTGGGGATCCACATGACGCTCTCCCCGCAGGCCGACCTCGCGACCGAACCACGCTGGTCGCGCATCAACGCGACCTTCGGTGAGGATGCCGACCTCGCCGGCTCCCTCGTGACCGCGTACGTGGAGGGCTTCCAGCACGGGCGACGTGGCACCGACTCCAGCGGCGTCCTCGCCGTCGTCAAGCACTGGGTCGGCTACGGGGCGTCGCAGGACGGGTACGACGGGCACAACTACTACGGCCGCTACGCCCCCGTCAGCGGCAACGCGCTCTCATACCACGTCCGCCCCTTCCTGGGGGCGTTCGCCGCCAACGTGGCCGGCGTCATGCCGACGTACGCGATTCTCCCCGGCGCCACCATCGACGGCAGGCCGCTCGAGCAGGTGGGCGCCGGCTTCAACCGGCAGCTGATCACCGACCTCCTGCGCACCCGCCACCGCTTCGGCGGGATCGTCCTCACCGACTGGGCCGTCACCAACGACTGCAGCGCCAAGTGCCGCGACGGCGTTGCGCCTGGCGAACGTCCCAGCTTCGCCGACGTGGCCATGCCCTGGGGGGTCGAGACCCTGCCGCGCGTCGAGCGGTTCGCCAAGGCGGTGCACGCCGGCGTCGACCAATTCGGGGGGACGGAAGACGCCGCGGCGGTGGCCGAGGCGGTCACCGCGGGGCGGCTCGTCGAGGCGCGCCTCGACAGCTCCGTCGTCCGGATCATGGCGCAGAAGTTCGCCCTCGGGCTGTTCGAGAACCCGTACGTCGATCCCATCGCGGCGCAGCGGCTCGTGGGCAACGAGGCCTTCCGCGCGGCGGCACTCGAGGCCCAGCGCCGGGCCCTCGTCCTCCTCGAGAACAAGGGGCGCACGTGGCCGTTAGGCGCCGCCGTGAAGCGCGTCTTCCTGCACCGGATCGACCCGCTCCTGGCCGCGTCGTACGGCTGGCGCGTCGTCACCGACCCGGCGCAGGCCGACGTCGCCATCATGCGCCTCGATGCCCCCTTCGAGACGCTGCACCCGGGCTGGGTCTTCGGGGCGATGCAGCACGAGGGAAACCTGGGCTTCCGGGACGGCGACCCCGACTTCGAGCGCTTCAAGGAGGTCAGCGCCAAGGTCCCGACGATCGTCGCCGTCTACCTCGACCGCCCGGCCATCCTCACCCCCCTCAAGGAACGGGCGAAGGTCCTGCTTGCCAACTTCGGGGTCAGTGACGCCGCGCTGCTCGACGTCATCGCCGGGCGCGACACGCCGCGCGGAGTCTTGCCCTTCGCGCTGCCCGCGTCGATGGAGAGCGTGGCGGCACAGCGCGGCGACCGCGCCCACGACCTCACGCGTCCGCTGTATCGTTTTGGGGCGGGGCTGAGGCGTTAG
- a CDS encoding HNH endonuclease — MTNPAKRRSRRPRRGKPDAHLPQHSSVSTSREAYAETRRWLLAQHGPTCAYCGVESNPRNITLDHVTPRKGQTAYDRRDNLVLACKRCNTAKADKPFLMYLLAQRVRAENLARYGQHLSDGILDIVRPLAGDVAPLPPKIEMRPRMVYGGDDHDDSPYSESPYRATA; from the coding sequence ATGACAAATCCAGCAAAGCGCCGGAGCCGCCGACCGCGGCGGGGCAAACCGGACGCGCACTTACCACAGCACTCCTCCGTATCAACCAGCCGGGAAGCATACGCTGAAACCCGCCGCTGGCTGTTGGCGCAACATGGTCCAACCTGCGCCTATTGCGGAGTCGAGTCGAACCCGCGGAACATTACGCTCGATCACGTCACCCCCCGCAAAGGGCAGACGGCGTACGATCGACGCGACAACCTCGTCCTGGCCTGCAAACGCTGCAACACCGCCAAGGCCGACAAACCATTCCTGATGTACCTGCTCGCCCAGCGCGTGCGAGCGGAGAACCTGGCTCGCTACGGGCAGCACCTGAGCGACGGGATCCTCGACATCGTGCGGCCGTTGGCCGGTGACGTCGCCCCGCTCCCCCCGAAGATCGAGATGCGTCCCCGCATGGTGTACGGGGGCGACGATCACGACGACTCGCCGTACTCCGAGTCGCCGTACCGAGCGACCGCCTGA
- a CDS encoding SH3 domain-containing protein, which produces MNVRGSASRDAAVVGVVTPKTRVQLGELRAGWRRVRSAGIEGWADSRYFSADSTRR; this is translated from the coding sequence GTGAATGTGCGCGGCAGCGCCTCGCGTGACGCGGCGGTGGTGGGGGTCGTGACGCCCAAGACTCGCGTGCAGCTGGGCGAACTGCGCGCCGGGTGGCGTCGCGTTCGCTCCGCGGGGATCGAAGGATGGGCGGACTCGCGCTACTTCAGCGCCGACTCGACCCGGCGCTGA
- the arsD gene encoding arsenite efflux transporter metallochaperone ArsD, which produces MPRSLPLGPTVAAQLPEGEHAPHADDRAPLTIAGTVQVFDPAMCCATGICGPGVDPLLLQLARDLRWLTAHGATVERYGLSQEPQAFVANARVSGLMQAFGEGALPAVLVNGRVLVHGRYPGREELVVALTAAPDVAPATDAGTARSADAGCGCAPGSTCC; this is translated from the coding sequence ATGCCCCGCTCACTCCCCCTCGGACCGACCGTCGCCGCCCAGCTCCCCGAGGGCGAGCACGCGCCCCACGCGGACGATCGTGCCCCCCTGACGATCGCCGGGACCGTGCAGGTCTTCGACCCGGCGATGTGCTGCGCGACCGGGATCTGCGGCCCGGGCGTCGACCCCCTGTTGTTGCAGCTGGCGCGAGACCTTCGCTGGCTCACGGCGCACGGCGCGACGGTGGAGCGCTACGGGCTGAGCCAGGAACCGCAGGCGTTCGTCGCGAATGCGCGCGTCTCCGGGCTCATGCAGGCGTTCGGCGAGGGGGCGCTTCCGGCGGTGCTGGTCAACGGACGTGTCCTCGTGCACGGACGATATCCTGGGCGTGAGGAGCTCGTGGTCGCGCTCACCGCGGCTCCGGACGTTGCGCCGGCCACGGACGCAGGGACTGCTCGATCGGCAGACGCCGGATGCGGCTGCGCCCCGGGGTCCACGTGCTGCTGA
- a CDS encoding winged helix-turn-helix transcriptional regulator produces MTPPISLRRVRRPLTGPASAATGPTNVADAPRSPARNAAPTGDTALGVVDARFKSVADPTRLRILNLLAAGELCVCDVVDILALPQPTVSRHLGLLRRAGLVSATRLWKFAHYRLAEPGDPVHRAILTCVDACAARVPTLVAERVVAAQHAAERARQPCD; encoded by the coding sequence ATGACACCTCCCATCTCCCTACGACGCGTCCGTCGCCCCCTCACAGGACCCGCGAGCGCTGCCACCGGCCCGACCAACGTGGCGGACGCGCCGCGCTCGCCCGCGCGCAACGCTGCGCCGACCGGCGACACCGCGCTCGGCGTGGTCGATGCCCGCTTCAAGAGCGTCGCCGACCCCACGCGACTGCGCATCCTCAACCTGCTGGCGGCTGGGGAGCTCTGCGTGTGTGACGTGGTCGACATCCTGGCCCTCCCGCAGCCGACCGTCTCCCGGCATCTGGGCCTGTTGCGACGCGCGGGGCTCGTCTCGGCGACGCGCCTGTGGAAGTTCGCGCACTATCGGCTGGCCGAGCCTGGCGATCCGGTGCACCGCGCGATCCTGACCTGCGTCGACGCCTGCGCGGCGCGCGTCCCGACGCTCGTCGCCGAACGCGTCGTGGCGGCGCAGCACGCGGCCGAGCGCGCGCGACAACCCTGCGACTGA
- a CDS encoding DNA-binding protein produces MSSLREHPLRAARLMVVLTAVGVGQALLAAHAVAQPPGGGRRSPRYDAATVVTVSGEVTTVERLSSRPGMAGIHLTIKTASGTESVHLGPDAFVDGKGIVVQPGDKVEVIGSRVTWQSAPVVLTRDLTRGGTTVALRDSAGFPLWAGQGLRRRSP; encoded by the coding sequence ATGTCGAGTCTCAGAGAGCATCCGTTGCGTGCCGCGCGCCTGATGGTCGTGCTCACGGCGGTGGGTGTCGGGCAGGCGTTGCTCGCGGCACATGCCGTGGCGCAGCCGCCTGGTGGCGGGCGTCGAAGCCCGCGATACGATGCCGCGACCGTGGTGACGGTCAGTGGCGAGGTGACGACGGTCGAACGGTTGAGCAGTCGCCCCGGGATGGCGGGGATTCACCTCACGATCAAGACCGCGAGTGGTACGGAGTCCGTCCACCTTGGCCCGGATGCCTTCGTGGATGGCAAGGGGATCGTGGTGCAGCCCGGCGACAAAGTCGAAGTCATCGGATCGCGTGTGACTTGGCAGTCGGCGCCGGTGGTGCTGACTCGCGACCTCACGAGGGGGGGGACGACGGTCGCGCTGCGCGACAGCGCCGGCTTCCCGCTCTGGGCCGGGCAGGGGCTGCGGCGGCGGTCGCCGTAG
- a CDS encoding DUF2202 domain-containing protein: MRQTIRMGRRFSLVLGTVLALGGCTSEGTTAPPSAELAPAVLEAMTDGLQDEYRAAAVYEGVLTQFGQVLPFRNILQAEQKHAASIAALFAVRGLAVPARTSEGSIPSFASVTDACALGATAEVENIALYDRLLALELPLDVRRVFDANRLASLNNHLPAFERCGPIAVGVR; encoded by the coding sequence ATGAGGCAGACGATTCGCATGGGGCGCCGGTTCTCGCTCGTGCTGGGGACCGTGCTGGCCCTTGGTGGCTGCACGAGTGAAGGCACGACCGCCCCACCGAGCGCGGAGCTGGCGCCGGCCGTCCTCGAGGCGATGACGGATGGTTTGCAGGACGAGTATCGAGCGGCGGCGGTCTACGAGGGGGTCCTGACGCAGTTCGGTCAGGTGCTGCCGTTCCGGAACATCCTGCAGGCGGAGCAGAAGCATGCCGCATCGATCGCGGCGCTGTTCGCGGTGCGAGGCCTCGCAGTTCCGGCGAGGACCAGCGAGGGGAGCATTCCCTCGTTCGCCTCGGTCACTGACGCGTGCGCGCTCGGCGCCACGGCCGAGGTCGAGAACATCGCACTGTACGACAGGCTGCTCGCGCTGGAGCTGCCGCTGGATGTGCGGCGCGTGTTCGACGCCAACCGGCTGGCGTCCCTGAACAATCACCTGCCGGCCTTCGAGCGCTGCGGGCCGATCGCGGTCGGCGTGCGCTGA
- the arsA gene encoding arsenical pump-driving ATPase: MAAVPTTVAPIDTAGAIPSALAWLPVATRFLFFTGKGGVGKTTIASASALQLADAGRRTLIVSTDPASNLDDVFGVRAGGTPTEVPGAPLLRVMNIDPVAAAATYRERMVSPYRGVLPDSAIRGMEEQFSGACTVEIAAFNEFTALLADARVQADFDHIVFDTAPTGHTLRLLSLPTAWSGFLTTSSSGASCLGPLAGLEQHRTQYQATVAALADAQRTTVVLVSRAEASALREAARAGGELAALGITHQRLVINGVHPRALPPDEQARDGDPVATAWADRQRRALGEVPVALASLPRTLVPLVAREMAGLETLRALASMRWPDAESTGSLGSEMSPSRTPTSEHDDGGDALRDALRGFASFDDLVDTLSATGHGVVMTMGKGGVGKTTLAAQVAISLARRGHAVHLSTTDPAAHVADAVGDDAPPSLRLSRIDPVAETARYSDEVLAAAEASAAADGGLLPDERALLAEDLRSPCTEEIAVFRAFARTVAEAAHGFVVLDTAPTGHTLLLLDAAESYHREVARTAGSHVPDAVRALLPRLRDPAFTRMLLVTLAEGTPVHEAERLQEDLRRAGIEPFGWVVNASVAATGTRDVLLASRARLEGPHLVRVRDVLARRSWLLPWRAHA, from the coding sequence ATGGCCGCCGTGCCGACGACCGTTGCACCGATCGACACCGCCGGGGCGATTCCCTCGGCGCTCGCGTGGCTTCCGGTGGCCACGCGCTTCCTCTTCTTCACGGGAAAGGGGGGCGTCGGGAAGACGACGATCGCCAGCGCCTCGGCGTTGCAGCTCGCGGATGCCGGACGTCGCACGCTCATCGTCAGCACCGATCCGGCCAGCAACCTTGACGACGTGTTCGGCGTGCGCGCTGGGGGAACCCCGACGGAGGTGCCCGGCGCGCCGCTGCTCCGGGTGATGAACATCGACCCGGTGGCGGCGGCCGCGACGTATCGCGAGCGAATGGTGTCGCCCTATCGCGGCGTCCTCCCCGACTCCGCGATCCGCGGGATGGAGGAGCAATTCTCCGGTGCCTGCACGGTGGAGATCGCCGCCTTCAACGAATTCACCGCGCTCCTCGCCGACGCGCGCGTTCAGGCGGACTTCGACCACATCGTCTTCGATACCGCGCCGACCGGTCACACGCTGCGCCTGCTCTCGCTCCCCACGGCGTGGAGCGGTTTCCTGACGACGTCGAGCAGCGGCGCCTCCTGCCTCGGTCCGTTGGCGGGGCTCGAGCAGCACCGCACGCAGTATCAGGCGACCGTCGCCGCCCTCGCCGACGCCCAGCGCACCACCGTCGTGCTGGTCTCACGCGCGGAGGCGAGCGCGCTGCGCGAGGCGGCGCGGGCGGGCGGCGAGCTGGCGGCGTTAGGCATCACGCACCAGCGACTGGTGATCAACGGCGTGCATCCGCGTGCGCTCCCTCCGGACGAGCAGGCGCGCGATGGCGACCCGGTGGCGACCGCGTGGGCCGACCGGCAACGTCGGGCGCTCGGCGAGGTGCCGGTGGCGCTCGCATCGCTGCCGCGGACGCTCGTCCCCCTGGTGGCGCGGGAGATGGCCGGGTTGGAGACGCTGCGTGCGCTCGCGTCGATGCGATGGCCCGACGCGGAGTCGACCGGATCGCTCGGGAGCGAGATGTCCCCATCCCGCACTCCCACGTCGGAGCACGATGATGGCGGCGACGCTCTCCGCGACGCGCTCCGGGGCTTTGCCTCGTTCGATGACCTCGTGGATACGTTGTCGGCGACCGGGCACGGCGTCGTGATGACGATGGGGAAGGGCGGCGTGGGGAAGACGACGCTCGCCGCGCAGGTGGCGATATCGCTGGCCCGTCGTGGCCATGCGGTGCACCTGTCCACCACCGACCCGGCAGCGCATGTCGCGGACGCGGTGGGCGACGATGCGCCGCCTTCGCTCCGGTTGTCGCGCATCGATCCGGTGGCCGAGACGGCGCGCTACTCCGACGAGGTGCTGGCCGCCGCGGAGGCGTCGGCTGCAGCCGACGGTGGACTGCTGCCTGACGAGCGCGCGCTCCTGGCCGAGGACCTGCGCTCGCCCTGCACGGAAGAGATCGCCGTCTTTCGTGCCTTCGCGCGCACGGTCGCCGAGGCGGCGCACGGTTTCGTGGTGCTCGACACCGCGCCCACGGGACACACGTTGCTCCTGCTCGATGCGGCGGAGAGCTATCACCGCGAGGTTGCCCGGACGGCCGGGAGCCACGTGCCCGACGCGGTGCGCGCGCTCCTGCCGCGACTGCGCGATCCCGCGTTCACGCGGATGCTGCTGGTGACGCTGGCCGAGGGGACCCCGGTGCACGAGGCCGAGCGGCTGCAGGAGGACCTGCGCCGCGCCGGCATCGAACCGTTTGGGTGGGTGGTGAACGCCAGTGTGGCGGCCACCGGGACGCGCGATGTGCTGCTGGCGTCGCGGGCGCGCCTGGAAGGGCCGCACCTGGTGCGCGTACGGGACGTCTTGGCACGACGATCCTGGTTGCTGCCGTGGCGGGCTCACGCCTGA
- a CDS encoding L-lactate permease produces the protein MPWPQRYDPLDSTVLSTAVAALPLVVLLGLLAAHQVRAHWAAVAGLASAVLVAILALGMPTTTALASAGYGAMYGLFPIGWIVVNVIFLYRLTSSSGYFGALQGSITTVTPDRRLQLLLIAFSFGAFFEGAAGFGTPVAVTGALLIGLGFSPLQASGLSLIANTAPVAYGALGTPVIALQGVTGLDLLDLSAMIGRQLPVFSIIVPFWLMAAYVGFRATLAIWPALLVAGAAFALPQFLISNLHGPWLVDVGASVCSMGALVLFLRVWRPRDDWTGEGRQATEGRATRAGAPTSSTSSSPDPAPASAAALASPSSPRPDVKAAISPRRAWVPWIVLSVLVFAWGLPQVKGVLNGISAPAIQVPGLHLQVQRVPPVVAAPAAEGAVFTLNWLSATGSAIWLAAMVGGLFMGFSPRALVREYWATLALTRTSLLTISAMLSLGYVSRYSGMDAILGLAFARTGAWYPFFGAMLGWLGVALTGSDTSSNVLFGSLQTLTAQQVGVSPVLMAAANSSGGVMGKMIDAQSIVVASTATRFYGQEGKILRFVFWHSLALAALVGVLILLQAYVPPFTRMVVP, from the coding sequence ATGCCCTGGCCCCAGCGCTACGACCCGCTCGATTCGACGGTCCTGTCGACCGCTGTCGCCGCCCTTCCACTGGTGGTGTTGCTCGGCCTGCTGGCGGCGCACCAGGTGCGGGCGCATTGGGCGGCGGTCGCCGGGCTGGCCTCCGCGGTCCTCGTCGCCATCCTGGCGCTGGGGATGCCGACCACCACGGCGCTGGCCTCGGCGGGGTACGGGGCGATGTACGGGCTCTTTCCGATCGGGTGGATCGTGGTGAACGTGATCTTCCTGTACCGCCTGACGAGTAGCTCCGGCTACTTCGGCGCGTTGCAGGGGAGCATCACGACGGTGACCCCCGACCGCCGGCTGCAACTCCTGCTGATCGCGTTCTCGTTCGGGGCCTTCTTCGAGGGGGCGGCGGGGTTCGGGACGCCGGTGGCGGTGACGGGGGCGCTCCTGATCGGGCTCGGCTTCTCGCCGTTGCAGGCCAGCGGGCTCTCGCTCATCGCCAACACGGCCCCCGTCGCATATGGGGCGCTGGGGACGCCGGTGATTGCCTTGCAGGGGGTAACGGGGCTCGACCTGCTCGACCTGAGTGCGATGATCGGTCGCCAGCTCCCGGTCTTCTCGATCATCGTGCCGTTCTGGCTCATGGCGGCGTATGTCGGCTTCCGCGCGACTCTGGCCATCTGGCCCGCCTTGCTGGTGGCGGGAGCGGCCTTTGCCTTGCCGCAGTTCCTCATCTCCAACCTGCACGGTCCGTGGTTGGTGGACGTCGGAGCGAGCGTCTGTTCGATGGGGGCGCTGGTGCTGTTCCTTCGCGTCTGGCGGCCGAGGGATGATTGGACGGGGGAAGGGCGACAGGCGACCGAGGGGCGAGCGACGCGCGCGGGGGCGCCGACATCTTCGACGTCGTCGTCTCCCGATCCAGCGCCCGCGTCGGCGGCAGCGTTGGCCAGTCCGTCGTCGCCCCGGCCCGACGTGAAGGCGGCGATATCGCCGCGGCGCGCGTGGGTCCCCTGGATCGTGCTGTCGGTGCTGGTCTTCGCGTGGGGGTTGCCGCAGGTGAAGGGGGTGCTGAACGGGATCTCGGCGCCGGCGATCCAGGTGCCCGGGTTGCACCTGCAGGTGCAACGCGTGCCACCGGTGGTGGCGGCGCCGGCGGCGGAGGGGGCGGTCTTCACCCTCAACTGGCTCTCGGCGACGGGGAGCGCGATCTGGCTGGCGGCGATGGTGGGCGGGCTGTTCATGGGATTCTCGCCGCGGGCACTGGTGCGCGAGTACTGGGCGACGCTCGCCCTCACCCGCACCTCGCTCCTGACGATCAGCGCGATGTTGTCGTTAGGCTACGTGTCGCGCTACTCGGGGATGGATGCCATCCTCGGCCTCGCCTTCGCGCGCACGGGGGCGTGGTATCCGTTCTTCGGGGCGATGCTGGGGTGGCTGGGCGTGGCCCTCACCGGGTCGGACACGTCGTCGAACGTCCTCTTCGGGAGCCTGCAGACGCTCACCGCCCAACAGGTGGGGGTCAGCCCCGTGCTCATGGCGGCCGCCAACTCGTCAGGCGGCGTGATGGGGAAGATGATCGACGCGCAGAGCATCGTCGTGGCCAGCACCGCCACACGGTTCTACGGCCAGGAAGGGAAGATCCTCCGCTTCGTCTTCTGGCATTCGCTCGCGCTGGCCGCGCTGGTCGGCGTCCTGATCCTGCTGCAAGCGTACGTTCCGCCGTTCACGCGCATGGTGGTGCCGTAG